One segment of Physeter macrocephalus isolate SW-GA chromosome 3, ASM283717v5, whole genome shotgun sequence DNA contains the following:
- the PIGV gene encoding GPI mannosyltransferase 2 isoform X2 — MWPLDTSQKEVLGFAVSCRVLTLVLQALFNAIIPDHHAEAFSPPRLAPSGSVDQLVESLLGGLSRWDAEHFLFIAEHGYLYEHNFAFFPGFPLVLLVGTELLRPLWGLLSLRSCLLISVASLNSLFSVLAALALHDLGCLVLRCPRQAFYGALLFCLSPANVFLAAGYSEALFALLTFSALGQLERGRSWTSGLLFALATGVRSNGLVNVGFLVHSQCRGFFSSLMVRNPLRQLLKLMGSVFLSVLTLSLPFALFQYYAYTQFCLPGSAYPIPKPLLQLAVDKGYRIIGGNEPPWCSWELPLIYSYIQDIYWNVGFLRYYELKQVPNFLLAAPVAILVAWATWTYVTTHPWLCLTLGMQRSKNKETPEKPDPGFLSPRVFVYLVHAAVLLLFGSLCMHVQLTCFRIKNRC; from the exons ATGTGGCCCCTGGACACATCCCAGAAAGAGGTCCTGGGGTTTGCAGTCAGCTGCCGTGTCCTGACTCTGGTGCTGCAG GCTCTCTTCAATGCCATCATCCCAGACCATCATGCAGAAGCCTTCTCTCCTCCTCGCCTCGCCCCCTCCGGCTCTGTGGACCAACTTGTGGAAAGTCTCCTGGGCGGCCTATCTCGCTGGGATGCTGAACACTTCCTGTTCATTGCTGAGCACGGCTACCTGTATGAGCACAACTTTGCCTTCTTCCCTGGTTTCCCCCTGGTCCTGTTGGTGGGGACTGAATTGCTGAGACCCCTGTGGGGGTTACTGAGCCTACGGAGTTGCCTGCTAATTTCAGTAGCATCGCTCAATTCCTTGTTCTCCGTGCTGGCTGCACTTGCGCTTCATGACCTGGGCTGTCTGGTTTTGCGCTGTCCCCGCCAGGCTTTTTATGGAGCGCTGCTCTTCTGCCTCAGCCCTGCCAATGTCTTCCTGGCGGCTGGCTACTCAGAAGCTTTGTTTGCCCTCCTGACATTCAGCGCCCTGGGGCAGCTGGAAAGGGGCCGAAGCTGGACTAGCGGACTCCTCTTTGCCCTTGCCACTGGTGTGCGCTCCAACGGGCTGGTCAACGTTGGCTTCCTCGTGCATTCTCAGTGCCGaggctttttctcttctctgatggTGCGGAATCCTCTGAGACAGCTCTTGAAGCTGATGGGCTCTGTGTTCCTGTCAGTGCTCACACTTAGCCTTCCCTTTGCCCTCTTTCAGTATTACGCCTATACCCAGTTCTGTCTGCCAGGCTCAGCCTACCCCATTCCTAAGCCCTTGCTGCAGTTAGCTGTGGACAAGGGCTACCGAATCATAGGGGGAAATGAGCCGCCTTGGTGCTCCTGGGAGCTTCCCCTAATATACAGCTACATCCAGGATATCTATTGGAATGTTGGCTTTTTGAGATACTATGAACTCAAGCAGGTGCCCAATTTTCTACTGGCTGCACCAGTGGCTATACTGGTTGCCTGGGCAACTTGGACATATGTGACCACCCATCCTTGGCTCTGCCTTACACTTGGGATGCAAAGGAGCAAGaacaaagagaccccagagaagcCTGATCCTGGATTCCTCAGTCCTCGGGTGTTTGTGTACCTAGTCCACGCTGCAGTGCTGCTGCTGTTCGGCAGTCTGTGCATGCATGTTCAG CTCACTTGCTTCAGGATCAAGAACCGCTGCTGA
- the PIGV gene encoding GPI mannosyltransferase 2 isoform X1, translating to MWPLDTSQKEVLGFAVSCRVLTLVLQALFNAIIPDHHAEAFSPPRLAPSGSVDQLVESLLGGLSRWDAEHFLFIAEHGYLYEHNFAFFPGFPLVLLVGTELLRPLWGLLSLRSCLLISVASLNSLFSVLAALALHDLGCLVLRCPRQAFYGALLFCLSPANVFLAAGYSEALFALLTFSALGQLERGRSWTSGLLFALATGVRSNGLVNVGFLVHSQCRGFFSSLMVRNPLRQLLKLMGSVFLSVLTLSLPFALFQYYAYTQFCLPGSAYPIPKPLLQLAVDKGYRIIGGNEPPWCSWELPLIYSYIQDIYWNVGFLRYYELKQVPNFLLAAPVAILVAWATWTYVTTHPWLCLTLGMQRSKNKETPEKPDPGFLSPRVFVYLVHAAVLLLFGSLCMHVQVLTRFLCSSTPIVYWFSAHLLQDQEPLLRSLETVPWKPLSGDSPPGQKVLRNSIMGLLYNWKTCSLVTRCILGYFLTYWLLGLLLHCNFLPWT from the exons ATGTGGCCCCTGGACACATCCCAGAAAGAGGTCCTGGGGTTTGCAGTCAGCTGCCGTGTCCTGACTCTGGTGCTGCAG GCTCTCTTCAATGCCATCATCCCAGACCATCATGCAGAAGCCTTCTCTCCTCCTCGCCTCGCCCCCTCCGGCTCTGTGGACCAACTTGTGGAAAGTCTCCTGGGCGGCCTATCTCGCTGGGATGCTGAACACTTCCTGTTCATTGCTGAGCACGGCTACCTGTATGAGCACAACTTTGCCTTCTTCCCTGGTTTCCCCCTGGTCCTGTTGGTGGGGACTGAATTGCTGAGACCCCTGTGGGGGTTACTGAGCCTACGGAGTTGCCTGCTAATTTCAGTAGCATCGCTCAATTCCTTGTTCTCCGTGCTGGCTGCACTTGCGCTTCATGACCTGGGCTGTCTGGTTTTGCGCTGTCCCCGCCAGGCTTTTTATGGAGCGCTGCTCTTCTGCCTCAGCCCTGCCAATGTCTTCCTGGCGGCTGGCTACTCAGAAGCTTTGTTTGCCCTCCTGACATTCAGCGCCCTGGGGCAGCTGGAAAGGGGCCGAAGCTGGACTAGCGGACTCCTCTTTGCCCTTGCCACTGGTGTGCGCTCCAACGGGCTGGTCAACGTTGGCTTCCTCGTGCATTCTCAGTGCCGaggctttttctcttctctgatggTGCGGAATCCTCTGAGACAGCTCTTGAAGCTGATGGGCTCTGTGTTCCTGTCAGTGCTCACACTTAGCCTTCCCTTTGCCCTCTTTCAGTATTACGCCTATACCCAGTTCTGTCTGCCAGGCTCAGCCTACCCCATTCCTAAGCCCTTGCTGCAGTTAGCTGTGGACAAGGGCTACCGAATCATAGGGGGAAATGAGCCGCCTTGGTGCTCCTGGGAGCTTCCCCTAATATACAGCTACATCCAGGATATCTATTGGAATGTTGGCTTTTTGAGATACTATGAACTCAAGCAGGTGCCCAATTTTCTACTGGCTGCACCAGTGGCTATACTGGTTGCCTGGGCAACTTGGACATATGTGACCACCCATCCTTGGCTCTGCCTTACACTTGGGATGCAAAGGAGCAAGaacaaagagaccccagagaagcCTGATCCTGGATTCCTCAGTCCTCGGGTGTTTGTGTACCTAGTCCACGCTGCAGTGCTGCTGCTGTTCGGCAGTCTGTGCATGCATGTTCAG GTTCTCACCAGGTTTTTATGCTCCTCCACTCCTATTGTGTACTGGTTTTCAGCTCACTTGCTTCAGGATCAAGAACCGCTGCTGAGATCCCTAGAGACTGTGCCTTGGAAGCCTCTTTCAGGGGACTCCCCACCAGGACAAAAGGTCCTCAGAAACTCTATCATGGGACTCTTGTACAACTGGAAAACTTGTTCTCTGGTCACACGATGCATTCTAGGCTACTTCCTGACTTACTGGCTCCTGGGACTACTCCTGCATTGCAACTTCCTACCTTGGACATGA